In Halogranum gelatinilyticum, the following are encoded in one genomic region:
- a CDS encoding primase-associated protein, with amino-acid sequence MTQSTPVEDERTAYRVATLPLEYGTTRINQLFTRGYNRYIVDGEEQPEDLLNDLERFGTAAFKEDVRANATEEPFVDEPGTLAVLATLSAICVKAHPKFEHAPPRTVQVLYDIRELYVNNLASLLREFGDGSLQQDIAEVLYAKDPGEDGPHPGRVCTGIKEMPEFGDGLYLEIPMAAASRKCLVHADTETGEAEELLTRVENNCLYVPVGDFDTKYREYARRAFKKLLRVQEENLSEDQLTWLTTNESAITERIDRFIETGHHERIWRDWNPGERTFRVLRDAIRDAPDEVVSLGEFHSAKELFEAVEAYDPEASWKRDVCNRISSPRSLGNLLASQRDHRSLTIREHRNTNHYRIQESSRGVQPLDVEAIEDLFELPCMANMAERLHEKKPVRKDLYNFARMVMWLPQYQDSDLETIVADLKDVFSRWPWYDEQVTDYQIRYEFSNTIGGDTPLPMNCDNDDMQRYCIGQEQCPYSIWGSLPFPDEMYDQLDEDGPTGEEF; translated from the coding sequence ATGACTCAGTCGACGCCTGTCGAGGACGAGCGTACCGCCTATCGCGTTGCGACGCTCCCGCTCGAATATGGGACGACCCGCATCAACCAGCTGTTCACGCGCGGCTACAATCGCTACATCGTCGACGGCGAAGAGCAACCAGAAGATTTGTTGAACGATCTCGAGCGATTCGGGACGGCGGCGTTCAAAGAAGACGTCAGAGCCAACGCCACAGAGGAACCCTTCGTCGACGAGCCCGGAACGCTCGCCGTTCTCGCGACGTTGAGTGCTATCTGCGTCAAGGCACACCCGAAGTTCGAACACGCCCCACCGCGAACGGTGCAGGTCCTCTACGATATTCGCGAACTCTACGTCAACAATCTCGCCTCTCTCCTTCGAGAATTCGGTGATGGGAGTCTCCAACAGGATATCGCAGAGGTTCTGTACGCGAAAGACCCCGGAGAGGACGGACCACACCCCGGTCGCGTTTGTACAGGGATCAAAGAGATGCCCGAGTTCGGTGACGGATTGTATCTCGAAATCCCGATGGCCGCAGCATCGAGGAAGTGCCTTGTTCACGCCGATACTGAGACCGGAGAAGCCGAGGAACTGCTCACTCGCGTCGAGAACAACTGCCTCTATGTGCCCGTCGGTGATTTCGACACGAAGTATCGCGAGTACGCCAGACGTGCGTTCAAGAAGCTCCTGCGGGTCCAGGAGGAGAACCTCTCTGAAGACCAGCTGACGTGGCTAACGACGAATGAGTCGGCCATCACAGAGCGTATCGACCGCTTCATCGAGACGGGACACCACGAACGGATCTGGCGAGATTGGAATCCCGGTGAACGGACCTTCCGTGTACTCCGGGATGCGATTCGAGACGCTCCAGACGAGGTCGTCTCACTGGGAGAGTTCCACTCGGCGAAAGAACTGTTTGAAGCAGTAGAGGCGTACGATCCGGAAGCGAGCTGGAAGCGAGATGTGTGTAATCGCATCTCGAGTCCTCGGAGTCTCGGGAACCTTCTCGCATCCCAGCGGGACCACCGGAGTCTGACCATTCGAGAGCACAGAAATACGAACCACTATCGGATTCAGGAGTCTTCGCGTGGCGTCCAGCCCCTCGACGTCGAGGCAATCGAAGACCTGTTCGAGCTTCCCTGTATGGCGAATATGGCCGAGCGCCTCCACGAGAAGAAGCCTGTCCGAAAGGACCTGTACAACTTCGCCCGGATGGTGATGTGGCTGCCCCAGTACCAGGATAGTGACCTCGAGACGATTGTCGCAGACCTCAAGGACGTCTTCTCGCGGTGGCCCTGGTACGACGAACAGGTCACCGATTACCAGATTCGCTACGAGTTCTCGAACACCATTGGAGGCGACACCCCGCTTCCGATGAACTGCGACAATGACGATATGCAGCGGTACTGCATCGGCCAGGAGCAGTGCCCCTACTCGATCTGGGGGAGCCTTCCCTTCCCGGATGAGATGTATGACCAACTGGATGAAGACGGCCCT